A single genomic interval of Thermoanaerobacter uzonensis DSM 18761 harbors:
- the ftsY gene encoding signal recognition particle-docking protein FtsY, translated as MLNFFDKSKKESETAEEKKGFFQRIKEGLLKTRENLTSKIDSIVTIGRKIDEELLEELEEILILADIGISTTSKIIEGIRQKAKERKNYDASQIKELLAEEVYEILQKDVEPFTLTSPMVILVVGVNGVGKTTTIGKLAYLYKKEGRKVMLAAGDTFRAAAIDQLEIWAERVNCPIIKHQEGSDPASVIFDGIQASKARGIDILICDTAGRLHNKKNLMEELRKIRRVIDREYPEARVETFLVLDATTGQNALQQAKIFKEVSDITGIVLTKLDGTAKGGIVVAIKSELNVPIRYIGIGEGIEDLQAFDAKSFVSAIFQ; from the coding sequence ATGCTTAATTTTTTTGACAAATCTAAAAAAGAATCAGAAACTGCTGAAGAAAAAAAAGGTTTTTTTCAAAGGATTAAAGAAGGACTTTTAAAAACAAGAGAAAATTTGACTTCTAAAATAGATAGTATTGTTACAATAGGTAGAAAAATTGACGAAGAACTTTTGGAAGAATTAGAAGAGATTTTAATTTTAGCTGATATAGGTATTAGTACTACTTCTAAGATTATAGAAGGAATACGTCAAAAGGCAAAAGAAAGAAAGAATTATGATGCGTCTCAAATAAAAGAACTTTTAGCTGAAGAAGTTTATGAAATTTTGCAGAAGGATGTAGAACCTTTTACCTTGACTTCTCCTATGGTGATATTGGTAGTAGGAGTAAATGGAGTAGGAAAGACTACTACAATTGGAAAATTAGCTTATTTGTACAAAAAAGAAGGCAGAAAAGTTATGCTAGCAGCAGGTGATACTTTTAGAGCTGCAGCTATTGACCAGTTAGAAATATGGGCAGAGAGAGTTAACTGTCCAATTATCAAACACCAAGAAGGCTCAGATCCAGCTTCTGTTATTTTTGATGGCATTCAAGCCTCAAAAGCCAGGGGGATAGATATACTTATTTGTGATACTGCAGGCAGACTTCACAATAAAAAGAATCTGATGGAGGAATTGAGGAAAATTCGCAGAGTTATAGATAGGGAATATCCTGAAGCGAGAGTAGAAACCTTTTTAGTTTTAGATGCTACAACCGGTCAAAATGCTCTTCAACAGGCGAAAATATTTAAAGAAGTTTCTGATATAACCGGGATTGTACTTACCAAATTAGATGGAACGGCAAAGGGTGGAATTGTGGTAGCTATAAAATCAGAATTAAATGTACCCATAAGATATATAGGAATTGGGGAAGGAATAGAGGATTTGCAAGCTTTTGATGCAAAATCTTTCGTTTCTGCTATTTTTCAGTAA
- the acpP gene encoding acyl carrier protein, producing the protein MIFEKVRDIIAEQLGIDPEEITMESSFIDDLGADSLDIVELIMALEEEFDIEIPDEDAEKIKTVGDVVEYLSNLE; encoded by the coding sequence ATGATTTTTGAAAAAGTAAGGGACATAATAGCCGAGCAACTTGGCATTGATCCAGAGGAAATAACGATGGAGTCATCTTTTATAGATGATTTAGGAGCAGACTCTTTGGACATAGTAGAGCTCATAATGGCTCTGGAAGAAGAGTTTGATATTGAAATTCCTGATGAAGATGCTGAAAAGATTAAGACAGTAGGTGATGTAGTAGAATATTTAAGCAATCTTGAATAA
- a CDS encoding putative signal transducing protein has product MEGFVKILVLENEIEAKLIEGILKEKGIPHFIRSYHDTAYDGLFQMVTGWGEILAPSSYKEEIEEIVEEIRKNEDEI; this is encoded by the coding sequence ATGGAAGGCTTTGTTAAAATTTTAGTGTTGGAAAATGAAATAGAAGCGAAATTGATAGAAGGCATTTTAAAAGAAAAGGGGATACCACATTTTATAAGAAGTTATCATGATACGGCTTATGATGGATTGTTTCAAATGGTAACAGGATGGGGAGAAATATTGGCACCTTCTTCTTATAAGGAAGAAATAGAGGAGATTGTAGAAGAAATACGAAAAAATGAAGATGAAATTTAA
- the fabF gene encoding beta-ketoacyl-ACP synthase II: MNRVVVTGVGVITPIGNTVEKFWNSLISGESGIDTVTKFDVAEFPTKVAAEVKDFEPTLYIDKKEARRMDRFIQFAVASAKLALEDSQIDLSKVDLNRFGVIYGTGIGGIETFENQLKIMYEKGPGKVSPFFIPMMIANMAAGQIAITFGLKGINETIVNACASSTNAIGEAFKAIQRGDADLIVTGGTEAAITPMSFAGFCAMKAMSTNEDPKKASRPFDLNRDGFVMGEGSASLILESLEHAQKRGAKIYAEIIGYGATDDAYHITAPAPEGEGAARAMEAALKDGKVSFDIIDYINAHGTSTEYNDKFETMAIKKVFKDHAYKLYVSSIKSMIGHLLGAAGAIEAVATVLTIKNGIIPPTINYETPDPECDLNYVPNKAIEKEVNYAISNSFGFGGHNGTLLFKKF; the protein is encoded by the coding sequence ATGAACAGAGTAGTTGTAACGGGAGTAGGAGTTATTACACCAATAGGTAATACTGTAGAAAAATTTTGGAATTCTTTAATAAGCGGTGAGTCTGGAATAGATACTGTTACTAAGTTTGATGTGGCGGAGTTTCCTACTAAGGTAGCAGCGGAAGTAAAAGATTTCGAACCCACTTTATATATAGATAAAAAAGAAGCAAGAAGAATGGATAGGTTTATCCAGTTTGCTGTTGCCAGTGCGAAATTGGCATTAGAGGATTCGCAAATTGACCTTTCTAAAGTTGATTTAAACAGGTTTGGGGTCATTTACGGTACAGGAATAGGAGGAATTGAAACTTTTGAAAACCAGTTGAAAATTATGTATGAAAAAGGTCCCGGAAAAGTAAGTCCATTCTTCATCCCTATGATGATAGCAAATATGGCAGCCGGTCAAATTGCAATAACTTTTGGGTTAAAAGGGATAAACGAGACTATAGTAAATGCCTGTGCTTCCAGTACTAATGCTATAGGAGAAGCTTTTAAAGCTATTCAAAGAGGAGATGCAGACCTTATAGTTACAGGTGGTACTGAAGCAGCTATAACTCCTATGTCTTTCGCAGGTTTTTGTGCAATGAAAGCTATGTCCACAAATGAGGACCCTAAAAAAGCCTCTCGTCCTTTTGATTTGAATAGAGATGGTTTTGTAATGGGAGAAGGGTCTGCAAGCTTAATTTTAGAATCTTTAGAACATGCGCAAAAAAGAGGAGCTAAAATTTATGCAGAGATAATAGGTTATGGTGCTACAGATGATGCTTACCACATAACTGCTCCTGCGCCAGAAGGAGAAGGAGCTGCTCGTGCAATGGAAGCAGCTTTAAAGGACGGAAAAGTAAGTTTTGACATAATAGATTATATCAATGCTCATGGAACTTCCACTGAATATAACGACAAATTTGAAACAATGGCTATAAAGAAAGTCTTTAAAGACCATGCGTATAAACTCTATGTAAGTTCTATCAAGTCTATGATAGGGCATTTATTAGGAGCAGCAGGGGCAATAGAGGCTGTTGCTACTGTTTTGACTATAAAAAATGGCATTATACCTCCTACTATTAATTACGAAACTCCTGATCCAGAATGTGATTTGAACTATGTGCCTAACAAGGCTATAGAAAAAGAAGTAAATTATGCGATTTCTAATTCCTTTGGCTTTGGGGGACATAATGGGACATTACTTTTTAAAAAATTTTAA
- the fabG gene encoding 3-oxoacyl-[acyl-carrier-protein] reductase codes for METERKTAFITGGSRGIGRAIALRLAKDGFNIVVNYSKSDKSAEEVVKEAKEYGVEAMAVKCDVSKYDEVEKAIDKIVEEFGSIDVVVNNAGITKDNLILRMDENEWDQVIDVNLKGTFNVIKFASKYMIKKRQGKIINITSVVGIMGNAGQANYAASKAGVIGLTKSVAKELASRGITVNAVAPGFIETEMTSVLKDEIKENMLNSIPLKRAGKPEDVAELVAFLASPASDYITGQVINVDGGMVM; via the coding sequence ATGGAAACTGAAAGAAAAACTGCTTTTATAACAGGTGGGTCAAGAGGAATAGGACGAGCAATTGCTTTACGTTTAGCAAAAGATGGTTTTAATATTGTCGTCAACTATTCAAAAAGTGATAAAAGTGCTGAAGAGGTTGTAAAAGAAGCAAAAGAGTATGGAGTAGAGGCAATGGCTGTCAAATGTGACGTCTCTAAATATGATGAAGTGGAAAAAGCAATAGATAAAATTGTAGAAGAATTTGGTAGTATAGATGTTGTAGTAAATAATGCGGGAATTACAAAGGATAATTTAATTTTGAGAATGGATGAAAATGAGTGGGACCAGGTAATAGATGTAAATTTAAAAGGTACATTTAATGTAATAAAATTTGCATCAAAGTATATGATAAAAAAGAGACAAGGGAAAATAATAAATATTACATCAGTTGTTGGAATAATGGGAAATGCAGGTCAAGCTAATTATGCTGCTTCTAAAGCAGGAGTGATAGGACTTACTAAATCTGTTGCAAAAGAGTTAGCGAGTCGGGGAATAACAGTAAATGCTGTAGCTCCTGGCTTCATTGAAACAGAGATGACAAGTGTGTTAAAAGATGAAATAAAAGAAAATATGTTAAATAGTATTCCTTTGAAAAGAGCTGGAAAACCGGAGGATGTAGCTGAATTAGTTGCTTTTTTAGCTAGTCCCGCTTCAGATTACATTACTGGGCAAGTAATAAATGTTGACGGAGGAATGGTTATGTAA
- the fabD gene encoding ACP S-malonyltransferase gives MKVAFIYPGQGAQYAGMGKEIYQKYQEAREIFERADEALGFSISELCFEGPEEELMKTENTQPAILTVSVALTKVLQNRGINAEVTAGLSLGEYSSLVLAEALDFEDAVRVVKNRGKYMQEVVPQGVGTMAAILGLENEVVEEICRISSQVGIVEPANYNCPGQLVISGEVKAVEKAVELAKEKGAKRAVVLAVSAPFHCSMLKKAGELLKKDLEKIEIKELKVPVISNVTANYVTKEEVKDLLIKQVSHPVRWEQSVKRMIEDGVDTFVEIGPGKTLTGFVKKIDRTKDAYNFEDEESLLKTLSTLGV, from the coding sequence ATGAAAGTAGCTTTTATTTACCCCGGGCAAGGTGCCCAATATGCTGGAATGGGCAAAGAAATATACCAAAAATACCAAGAGGCAAGAGAAATTTTTGAAAGAGCAGATGAAGCTTTGGGGTTTAGCATATCTGAACTTTGTTTTGAAGGACCAGAAGAAGAACTTATGAAAACAGAAAATACTCAGCCGGCCATTTTAACGGTTTCTGTTGCTTTAACAAAGGTTTTGCAAAATAGAGGGATAAATGCTGAGGTTACTGCAGGATTGAGTTTAGGAGAGTATTCCTCTTTAGTATTGGCTGAAGCTTTGGATTTTGAAGATGCAGTTAGAGTTGTGAAAAATAGAGGGAAATATATGCAGGAAGTGGTACCCCAAGGAGTGGGTACTATGGCAGCAATACTGGGACTTGAAAATGAAGTAGTAGAAGAGATTTGCCGTATTTCGTCACAAGTTGGAATAGTAGAACCTGCTAATTATAATTGCCCTGGACAATTAGTTATATCTGGAGAAGTAAAAGCTGTGGAAAAAGCTGTCGAGCTAGCAAAAGAAAAAGGTGCAAAAAGAGCAGTAGTATTGGCAGTAAGTGCTCCTTTCCACTGCAGCATGTTAAAAAAAGCAGGAGAACTTTTGAAAAAGGATTTAGAAAAAATAGAAATAAAAGAGTTAAAAGTTCCTGTAATATCAAATGTAACAGCTAACTATGTTACAAAGGAAGAAGTTAAAGATTTGCTCATAAAACAGGTGAGTCATCCTGTGCGATGGGAACAATCTGTAAAAAGAATGATTGAAGATGGAGTAGATACTTTCGTTGAAATAGGCCCAGGAAAGACTCTTACAGGTTTTGTTAAAAAGATTGATAGAACTAAAGATGCTTATAATTTTGAAGATGAGGAGTCCCTTTTAAAGACTCTCTCTACTTTGGGGGTATAA
- a CDS encoding stage V sporulation protein S yields MEVLKVSAKSKPKSVAGALAAVLREKSSAEIQAVGAGAVNQAVKAIAIARGFVAPNGIDLIAIPAFSEIEIDGEMRTAIKFIVEPR; encoded by the coding sequence GTGGAGGTTCTAAAAGTATCAGCTAAATCTAAACCTAAGTCTGTAGCAGGTGCATTAGCAGCCGTCTTAAGAGAAAAATCTTCAGCAGAAATTCAGGCGGTGGGGGCAGGTGCAGTAAATCAGGCGGTTAAGGCTATTGCAATAGCGAGGGGGTTTGTGGCGCCAAATGGCATAGACTTAATTGCGATTCCTGCCTTTTCAGAGATTGAGATAGACGGCGAAATGAGGACAGCGATAAAATTTATTGTAGAACCAAGATAA
- a CDS encoding elongator complex protein 3, whose translation MKKKMYIIPLFIPHLGCPFKCVFCNQNSITGQQQEITEEYVRQTIETHLKTLPRDAEIEVSFFGGSFTGIPQDMQNLYLGIAKEYLDKGKIDAIRLSTRPDYIDTEILQNLKRYEVSIIELGVQSMDEEVLLKSRRGHTSEDVVKAVNLIRQYDFKLGLQIMIGLPGDNLEKSLNTAYKIVELKPDFVRIYPTLVIKNTYLERMYKKGRFFPLTLQEAVEISKKMYIIFIKNNIDVIRIGLQTTENINYNKDIVAGPFHPAMGQLVESSVILDILLKVFEDKNIRDTNVTIFSNERRISTIIGQKKFNKLFLEKKYNVKMEFTILNSLTDDKVVVCIDKKIMRISITDFIKNNF comes from the coding sequence ATGAAAAAAAAGATGTATATAATACCGCTTTTTATACCCCATTTAGGTTGCCCTTTTAAGTGTGTTTTTTGCAATCAAAATTCAATAACAGGCCAACAGCAGGAGATAACAGAAGAATACGTAAGGCAAACTATAGAAACCCATTTAAAAACTCTTCCAAGGGATGCAGAAATAGAGGTATCATTTTTTGGGGGTAGTTTTACTGGAATACCACAGGATATGCAAAATCTCTACTTGGGAATTGCGAAAGAATATTTGGACAAAGGCAAAATAGATGCTATTCGTTTGTCTACTCGTCCTGATTATATAGACACTGAGATTTTACAAAATCTTAAGAGATACGAAGTTTCAATAATAGAACTTGGAGTACAGTCAATGGATGAAGAAGTGCTTTTAAAAAGTAGAAGAGGTCATACAAGTGAGGATGTCGTAAAAGCTGTGAATCTAATTCGACAGTATGACTTTAAATTAGGATTGCAAATAATGATAGGACTACCTGGAGATAACTTAGAGAAATCTTTAAATACTGCTTATAAGATTGTGGAGTTGAAACCTGATTTTGTGAGGATTTATCCTACTTTGGTGATTAAAAATACTTATCTTGAAAGAATGTATAAAAAAGGAAGATTCTTTCCTCTGACCTTGCAAGAGGCTGTTGAAATTTCAAAGAAAATGTATATAATTTTTATTAAGAATAATATTGATGTCATTCGTATTGGACTTCAAACGACAGAAAATATTAATTATAATAAAGATATTGTAGCAGGTCCTTTTCATCCTGCGATGGGGCAATTAGTTGAGTCCAGTGTTATTCTTGATATTCTCCTAAAAGTATTTGAGGATAAAAATATAAGGGACACAAATGTTACAATTTTTTCTAATGAAAGACGAATTTCAACAATTATAGGGCAAAAAAAATTCAACAAGTTGTTTTTAGAAAAAAAATACAATGTAAAAATGGAATTTACAATATTAAATAGTCTGACTGACGACAAAGTAGTTGTTTGCATTGATAAAAAGATTATGCGTATTTCTATAACCGATTTTATAAAAAATAATTTTTAA
- the rnc gene encoding ribonuclease III: protein MGHYFLKNFKRGMEVKRGNLSELEKRINYSFKDKNLLIEALTHSSWAHEGKNSKISNERLEFLGDSVLSLVISEYLYKNRKDLEEGSLSKYRAEIVCEPSLARCAREIELGNFLRIGKGEELTGGRERDSILADAMEAILAAVYLDGGLEAARNVILELFKDIIEEVLEGLIYRDYKTKLQEVVQSMEIGKIIYELIEEIGPDHNKTFVTQVRIGDVILGKGYGKSKKEAEQTAAMEALIKLGILK from the coding sequence ATGGGACATTACTTTTTAAAAAATTTTAAAAGAGGTATGGAAGTGAAAAGAGGAAATTTGTCTGAATTAGAAAAGAGGATAAACTATAGTTTTAAAGATAAAAATTTGCTTATAGAAGCTTTAACTCACAGTTCATGGGCTCACGAAGGTAAAAATAGCAAGATTAGCAATGAAAGATTGGAGTTTTTAGGAGATTCTGTCCTAAGTCTTGTAATAAGTGAGTATTTGTACAAGAATAGAAAAGATTTAGAAGAAGGTTCTCTTTCTAAATATAGAGCTGAAATAGTTTGTGAGCCCTCCCTTGCCAGATGTGCAAGAGAAATAGAATTAGGCAACTTTTTGCGCATTGGCAAAGGAGAAGAACTGACTGGAGGAAGAGAAAGAGATTCTATTCTTGCAGATGCTATGGAAGCGATACTGGCTGCTGTATATCTGGATGGAGGATTAGAAGCCGCTCGCAATGTAATTTTAGAATTGTTCAAAGATATCATTGAAGAAGTTTTGGAAGGGCTTATTTATCGCGACTATAAAACAAAGCTGCAAGAAGTTGTTCAAAGCATGGAAATAGGGAAAATTATCTATGAGTTAATAGAGGAAATAGGTCCTGACCATAATAAAACTTTTGTAACTCAAGTGCGGATTGGTGATGTAATATTAGGAAAGGGTTATGGTAAAAGTAAAAAAGAAGCCGAGCAAACTGCGGCTATGGAAGCATTAATCAAATTGGGGATATTAAAATGA
- a CDS encoding putative DNA-binding protein, which produces MDDDFLFMTLLYDFYGALLTDKQREIFEMYYLNDYSLGEISELLDISRQGVYDTLKRAESSLEFFEEKLGLVKRHQEIMNRLDKIKKGIEIIRQRERNPEIVKIIEEIAHEIEELNL; this is translated from the coding sequence GTGGATGATGATTTTTTATTTATGACTCTTTTGTATGATTTTTATGGTGCTTTGCTTACAGATAAGCAAAGAGAAATTTTTGAGATGTACTATTTAAATGATTATTCTCTTGGAGAAATTTCCGAACTTTTGGATATTTCACGACAGGGTGTTTATGACACTTTAAAAAGAGCAGAAAGCTCGTTAGAGTTTTTTGAGGAAAAATTAGGGTTAGTAAAAAGACATCAAGAAATAATGAATAGACTGGATAAGATAAAAAAGGGCATTGAAATAATACGGCAAAGAGAAAGAAACCCAGAAATTGTAAAAATTATTGAGGAGATAGCTCATGAAATAGAGGAGCTAAATCTGTAG
- the smc gene encoding chromosome segregation protein SMC has product MYLKKLELQGFKSFADKVTLNFEKGVTAIVGPNGSGKSNISDAIRLVLGEQSIKSLRGSKLEDVIFAGSENRKPLGFCEINLTLDNSDGYLPFDYTEVVITRKIFRSGESEFFINKTPCRLKDIYELFLDTGVGKEGYSIIGQGRIDEILSARPDDRRQIFEEAIGISKYRYKKEEAERKLTAADDNLLRLNDIVVELEKQLTTLETQKSKAEEFLKLHKEKRKADISLYIQLAKRSMNQYDALKGKYENLKSQLDVKKIHKINQEENLLYKEKEIHDLKQQLDSKKEEYHNKLREIEIVSGKRELIIEKLRNLEETTELYRDELEKAAKREEVLKEELKRIESNVALLHANKEELEEKLRQFQEEYVSLQKKQKNEIEEVEKAKEDIIEILNSIADVKGKLSLNNSLKEEAISRQQNLKKHIEEIQNRIEILGKEKNKIVEELQILQKELDKKNQQKFIKQKALQKINNELILREDTLKVIKEEIERKRSRLSILEEMDKNYEGYSGTVRNLLKLSENIPSFRENIIGVVGELLEVENTYSTAIEVALGSSIQNIVIKSSEGVAEIIEKLKQKDLGRATFLPLDLIRGRGLSQQESNILIEKGVIGVASKLIKYNDNLEEIFNFLLGRVIIVDTIENAVRLSKKYNQAYKIVTLEGEVINPGGAITGGSLKPKLQSIFKRKEEITKLKKEIDSLKNQQEILGEEIGQKINDKIHEEEQIELLNKEISDISYNITSNDQRKISLEKEIGNLLNQLENYTLEIDELKENVRNYQQEIGRFLKELESLEKEKERLDALINGFKEKNNKGEENLAILDKEITALKIEIAKIEQKLQNELHNLKDKRQEFDREKNNIVEKEKNIKEIESLKVNLSSDREKLQGEIYKLQQEVEKIQKDISSLEDNIFQEEEDLKKRKGKFSILQQEFTNINEEFHKVEMEMQRFQMEIDNIKNRLWEEYELTLDRAFEEAEEGEISKLRQRVDHLAKAIKELGNVNMDAIEEYQEVKERYDFLKSQIEDIIKAKESLISVIEEANKIIKTKFKDGFEILQIQFKETFRRLFGGGNAELILTDEDNLLETGIEIKAQPPGKKLQTLSLLSGGEKALVAISLLFAMLSIKPTPFCILDEIDAALDDANVERFAEFLKELSKDTQFIVVSHRKGTMMVADAIYGVTMQEKGVSKLLSLKLNTDDKIGGLVKHA; this is encoded by the coding sequence ATGTACCTTAAGAAACTTGAACTTCAAGGCTTTAAATCTTTTGCAGATAAAGTAACTCTTAATTTTGAAAAAGGTGTAACAGCAATTGTAGGTCCAAATGGAAGTGGCAAAAGTAATATTTCTGACGCTATTAGATTAGTTCTAGGAGAACAAAGTATCAAAAGTTTAAGAGGTTCTAAGTTAGAGGATGTAATTTTTGCAGGTAGCGAGAATAGAAAACCTTTAGGTTTTTGTGAAATAAATCTCACCCTTGATAATTCCGATGGTTATCTTCCTTTTGATTATACAGAAGTAGTTATTACCAGAAAAATTTTTAGATCTGGCGAAAGTGAGTTTTTTATAAATAAAACTCCTTGCCGTCTTAAGGACATATACGAGCTTTTTTTAGATACAGGAGTAGGAAAAGAAGGCTACTCAATAATAGGACAAGGGAGAATAGACGAAATCCTATCTGCAAGACCAGACGATAGAAGGCAAATTTTTGAGGAAGCAATAGGTATTTCAAAGTACAGATATAAAAAAGAAGAAGCAGAAAGGAAACTCACAGCAGCTGATGATAATCTACTTCGTTTAAACGATATAGTTGTAGAACTAGAGAAGCAGCTTACCACTTTGGAAACACAAAAAAGCAAGGCCGAAGAGTTTTTAAAACTCCACAAGGAAAAAAGAAAAGCAGATATAAGTTTATATATTCAATTAGCAAAGAGGTCTATGAATCAGTACGATGCTTTAAAAGGAAAATATGAGAACTTAAAAAGTCAATTAGATGTAAAAAAAATACATAAAATCAATCAAGAGGAGAATTTGTTATATAAAGAAAAAGAAATTCATGACTTAAAACAGCAATTGGACAGTAAAAAAGAGGAATATCACAATAAGTTAAGAGAGATAGAGATAGTTTCAGGAAAAAGGGAATTAATAATAGAGAAGCTTAGAAATTTGGAAGAAACCACGGAGCTTTACAGAGATGAGTTAGAAAAAGCTGCAAAACGGGAAGAAGTTTTAAAGGAAGAACTTAAAAGGATAGAGTCTAATGTAGCCCTTTTACATGCAAACAAGGAAGAATTGGAAGAAAAGTTAAGACAATTTCAAGAAGAATATGTAAGTTTGCAAAAGAAACAAAAGAATGAGATAGAAGAAGTTGAAAAAGCTAAGGAAGATATAATTGAAATTTTAAATAGCATAGCAGATGTGAAAGGAAAATTGTCTTTGAACAATTCTCTAAAGGAAGAGGCAATAAGTAGGCAGCAAAATTTAAAAAAGCATATAGAGGAAATTCAAAATCGAATAGAAATTTTGGGTAAAGAAAAAAATAAAATTGTTGAGGAATTACAAATTTTACAAAAAGAACTAGATAAAAAGAATCAGCAAAAGTTTATTAAACAGAAAGCTTTACAAAAAATTAATAATGAGTTGATTTTGAGGGAAGATACTTTAAAAGTTATTAAAGAAGAAATAGAACGAAAAAGGTCACGACTTTCTATTTTAGAGGAGATGGATAAAAATTACGAAGGCTATAGTGGAACTGTGCGGAACTTGTTAAAACTTTCTGAAAATATTCCTTCTTTTAGAGAAAACATAATAGGAGTAGTGGGGGAACTTTTAGAGGTTGAAAATACGTATAGCACGGCAATTGAGGTAGCCTTAGGCTCAAGTATACAAAATATAGTTATAAAATCTTCTGAGGGAGTAGCGGAAATAATTGAAAAGTTAAAACAAAAAGATTTAGGAAGAGCTACTTTTTTGCCTCTTGATTTAATTCGTGGGAGGGGGCTTTCTCAACAGGAAAGCAATATTTTGATTGAGAAAGGCGTAATTGGAGTTGCTTCTAAGCTAATAAAGTATAACGATAATTTAGAAGAAATTTTTAATTTTTTGCTAGGCCGTGTTATTATAGTAGATACCATTGAAAATGCAGTGAGGTTATCTAAAAAATATAATCAAGCTTATAAAATTGTAACATTAGAAGGAGAAGTTATAAATCCAGGGGGTGCAATAACCGGTGGCAGTTTAAAACCTAAACTTCAAAGCATCTTTAAAAGGAAAGAAGAGATAACTAAACTGAAAAAAGAAATTGATAGTTTAAAAAATCAACAAGAAATATTAGGGGAAGAAATCGGTCAAAAAATAAATGATAAAATTCATGAAGAGGAGCAAATAGAATTATTGAACAAAGAAATTTCTGATATTAGCTACAATATAACTTCTAATGATCAAAGGAAGATTTCTTTAGAAAAAGAAATAGGAAATCTATTAAATCAACTAGAAAATTATACTTTAGAAATTGATGAATTAAAGGAAAATGTTAGAAATTATCAACAAGAAATTGGCCGGTTTTTAAAAGAGTTAGAAAGCTTAGAAAAAGAAAAAGAACGATTGGATGCTTTGATCAATGGCTTTAAAGAAAAAAACAATAAAGGAGAGGAAAATTTAGCAATTTTAGATAAAGAAATCACTGCTTTGAAAATTGAAATAGCTAAAATCGAACAAAAGCTCCAGAATGAACTTCATAACTTAAAAGATAAACGGCAAGAGTTTGATAGAGAAAAAAACAATATAGTAGAGAAGGAAAAGAATATTAAAGAAATAGAAAGCTTAAAAGTCAATTTGAGTTCAGATAGGGAAAAGTTACAGGGAGAAATATATAAATTACAGCAAGAAGTAGAAAAAATTCAAAAAGATATTTCTTCTTTAGAAGATAATATTTTCCAAGAAGAAGAGGATTTAAAAAAGCGTAAAGGAAAATTTTCGATTTTACAACAAGAATTTACTAATATAAATGAAGAATTTCATAAGGTAGAAATGGAAATGCAAAGATTTCAGATGGAGATTGACAATATCAAAAATAGGCTTTGGGAAGAATATGAATTGACCTTAGACAGAGCTTTTGAAGAAGCTGAAGAAGGCGAGATTTCAAAATTACGACAAAGAGTAGATCATTTGGCAAAGGCTATAAAAGAATTAGGCAATGTGAATATGGATGCTATTGAAGAATATCAAGAAGTAAAGGAAAGGTATGATTTTTTAAAATCTCAGATTGAAGATATTATAAAGGCAAAGGAATCTTTGATTTCTGTAATCGAAGAAGCAAATAAAATTATCAAAACAAAATTTAAAGATGGTTTTGAAATCCTACAGATTCAATTTAAGGAGACGTTTAGGCGACTTTTTGGAGGGGGTAATGCAGAGTTAATACTTACTGATGAGGATAATCTTTTAGAAACAGGCATAGAAATTAAAGCACAGCCTCCAGGGAAGAAATTGCAAACCCTTTCTCTTCTTTCAGGAGGAGAAAAGGCATTAGTTGCTATTTCCCTTTTATTTGCAATGCTAAGTATAAAACCTACTCCTTTTTGTATATTGGATGAGATAGATGCAGCATTAGATGATGCAAATGTAGAAAGATTTGCTGAGTTTCTGAAAGAATTGTCAAAAGATACCCAGTTTATAGTTGTAAGCCACAGAAAAGGTACAATGATGGTAGCAGATGCGATATACGGTGTAACAATGCAAGAAAAAGGAGTTTCCAAATTGTTATCCCTTAAACTAAATACTGACGACAAAATAGGAGGCTTGGTAAAACATGCTTAA